The Caproicibacterium lactatifermentans genome contains a region encoding:
- a CDS encoding sugar phosphate isomerase/epimerase family protein: MQVGISTACLYPALLEKSLAALLEMGFRHFEFFFNTFSELQPAYVRRLSHMMQQYGATAKSVHPFTSGYESFLLFSGYERRFDDTLEFYKSYFEAANLLGADLLVLHGQRLERQSDMTQEAYFEHYHKLLETGRSFGVTVAQENVNRFRSSDPAFLTQMRQYLHDDCAFVLDIKQSVRAGYSPFQTCAAMGEQLVHVHINDNCPGRTCLLPGFGQMDYHRLLHQMARQNFQGDCMMEVYRSSFHRKEDLLQAKQTTEQLQKEYEQLTAVPCACSSEKTADTPAAGACSY, translated from the coding sequence TTGCAAGTAGGAATTTCGACTGCGTGCCTGTATCCGGCTTTGCTGGAAAAAAGTTTGGCGGCACTATTGGAGATGGGGTTTCGGCATTTCGAGTTTTTTTTCAATACATTTAGTGAGCTGCAGCCAGCGTATGTGCGCAGATTGTCCCATATGATGCAGCAGTACGGTGCAACCGCGAAAAGCGTGCATCCGTTTACTTCCGGATACGAAAGTTTTTTGCTGTTTTCCGGGTATGAAAGACGCTTCGATGACACACTGGAGTTTTACAAGTCTTATTTTGAGGCGGCTAATCTTTTGGGTGCGGACCTGCTGGTTCTGCATGGTCAACGGCTGGAACGGCAAAGTGATATGACACAGGAAGCGTATTTCGAGCATTACCATAAACTGCTGGAAACCGGCCGCTCGTTCGGTGTGACCGTTGCGCAGGAAAATGTGAACCGCTTCCGCAGCAGTGACCCGGCATTTTTAACGCAGATGCGGCAGTATCTGCACGATGACTGTGCCTTTGTGCTGGACATCAAACAATCCGTGCGGGCAGGGTACAGCCCGTTTCAAACCTGTGCGGCCATGGGGGAGCAGCTGGTACACGTACACATCAATGATAACTGTCCCGGCAGGACTTGCCTGCTGCCCGGATTTGGCCAAATGGATTATCACAGGCTGCTGCATCAGATGGCACGCCAGAATTTCCAGGGTGATTGTATGATGGAGGTTTATCGGTCCAGCTTTCACCGAAAAGAGGACCTGCTGCAGGCAAAGCAGACAACGGAGCAGCTGCAGAAGGAATATGAGCAGCTGACGGCTGTACCGTGCGCCTGCAGTTCGGAGAAAACGGCGGATACCCCCGCGGCGGGGGCGTGTTCCTACTGA
- the nrdR gene encoding transcriptional regulator NrdR, with the protein MKCPYCGYDESKVIDSRPTDEGERIRRRRECMKCGKRFTTYEVIETVPLIVIKKDKSREVFDRSKLLRGLLRACEKRPVSLATLEHLVDEIEAKLQNSLDREVESSQIGEYAMEKLKDIDEVAYVRFASVYRQFQDINTFMDELNDILRTRQKKRKTDNNKKQ; encoded by the coding sequence ATGAAATGCCCGTACTGCGGTTATGATGAAAGCAAAGTAATTGATTCCCGCCCAACGGACGAGGGAGAGCGCATTCGCCGGCGTCGGGAGTGTATGAAGTGCGGTAAGCGTTTCACAACCTATGAAGTCATTGAAACGGTGCCACTGATTGTCATTAAAAAAGATAAATCCCGTGAAGTATTTGACCGTAGCAAACTGCTGCGCGGGCTGCTGCGTGCCTGCGAGAAGCGTCCGGTTTCTCTGGCAACACTGGAGCATCTGGTGGATGAAATTGAAGCAAAGCTGCAGAATTCTTTGGACAGGGAAGTGGAGTCCTCCCAGATTGGTGAATATGCCATGGAAAAGCTTAAGGATATTGATGAAGTGGCCTATGTGCGGTTTGCTTCTGTTTACCGTCAGTTTCAGGATATCAACACGTTCATGGACGAATTAAACGACATCCTTCGTACCCGTCAAAAAAAGCGGAAAACGGACAATAATAAAAAACAGTAA
- a CDS encoding DUF4363 family protein — translation MKRMVVGAVLFAVSLALCSAGRRTTQTLTNDLTKTLQEADHAAQTGDTQKAYTLSKKAFEEWEKDHQILCTFQPHSRLEVIDQTLATLPDLSKCDNPGQFESECARGETLARNLQESEFPLLQNIL, via the coding sequence ATGAAGCGGATGGTAGTTGGCGCCGTACTGTTTGCCGTATCCCTTGCTTTGTGCTCCGCCGGACGGAGAACAACACAGACATTGACCAACGACTTGACGAAAACACTGCAGGAAGCGGATCATGCAGCCCAAACCGGCGACACACAAAAGGCATATACACTCAGCAAAAAAGCCTTTGAAGAATGGGAAAAAGACCACCAGATTTTATGCACATTTCAGCCGCACTCCCGTCTGGAGGTAATTGACCAAACGCTTGCCACCCTGCCGGACCTGTCAAAGTGTGACAACCCCGGCCAGTTTGAAAGCGAATGCGCACGGGGAGAAACACTGGCACGAAATCTGCAGGAAAGCGAATTTCCACTGCTGCAGAACATCTTATAA
- a CDS encoding DUF421 domain-containing protein, with translation MTISFIRTLLLYILIIAAVRLMGKRQISELQTSELVVTLLISNIAAIPMQDSGQPLVSGVLPIMVLVVCELFTSWSMMKSGKFRKLICGKPIVIIDDGTVQQSEMRKLRLTTEDLFEQLREKNVFSLKDVAYAIVETDGRISIIKKPDKEQPTAGMLGIAVPNPSIETVVVSDGVVSNTSLQVCGKSEKWLEETLRHQNVRAEDIFIMTANTKGDYQIIPKEKCV, from the coding sequence ATGACGATTTCGTTCATCCGCACTCTTTTATTGTATATCCTGATTATTGCGGCCGTTCGGCTGATGGGCAAGCGGCAGATAAGTGAACTGCAAACCAGCGAGCTGGTGGTAACACTGTTGATTTCCAATATTGCCGCCATTCCTATGCAGGACAGCGGACAGCCACTGGTCAGCGGTGTTCTGCCCATTATGGTTCTGGTTGTATGCGAACTTTTTACTTCTTGGTCTATGATGAAAAGCGGAAAATTCCGAAAACTCATCTGCGGCAAACCCATTGTGATTATTGATGATGGCACTGTTCAGCAGTCCGAAATGCGCAAGCTGCGCCTGACAACAGAAGACCTGTTTGAACAACTGCGTGAAAAAAACGTTTTTTCCCTGAAAGATGTTGCCTATGCCATCGTGGAAACAGACGGACGCATAAGTATTATTAAAAAGCCGGACAAGGAGCAGCCCACGGCAGGAATGCTGGGTATTGCCGTACCGAACCCCAGCATTGAAACCGTTGTCGTCAGTGATGGCGTAGTCAGCAACACTTCCCTGCAGGTGTGCGGAAAAAGCGAAAAATGGCTGGAGGAAACCCTGCGGCACCAGAATGTGCGTGCAGAAGATATTTTCATTATGACGGCCAATACAAAAGGTGATTATCAAATCATACCAAAGGAGAAATGCGTATGA
- the rpsR gene encoding 30S ribosomal protein S18 — protein MADRDNRRGGRKGRRKVCSFCIDKVEHIDYKDVAKLRRFISERAKILPRRVTGTCARHQRELTIAIKRARHLALLPFSSD, from the coding sequence ATGGCTGATAGAGATAATCGCCGCGGTGGACGCAAGGGCCGCCGCAAAGTTTGCAGCTTCTGCATTGATAAGGTCGAGCATATCGACTACAAAGATGTCGCAAAGCTGCGCCGCTTCATTTCCGAGCGTGCAAAGATTCTGCCTCGTCGTGTGACCGGCACCTGTGCCCGTCATCAGCGTGAGCTGACCATTGCCATCAAGCGTGCCCGTCATCTCGCACTGCTGCCGTTCAGCAGTGACTGA
- a CDS encoding single-stranded DNA-binding protein produces the protein MLNVVVLMGRLVADPELRHTPNDVAVTSIRIAVDRNYSRSGAEKQTDFIDVTAWRQTAEFICRYFSKGSMIAIQGSLHVDNYTDRDGNKRTRYEVVADNVQFCGGKRESGTYGGAAAPAPRQSSYQQPAPAASTPAAPAPAAAPASPAYSSGDTGDFQPLPDDDDLPF, from the coding sequence TTGCTAAACGTTGTTGTTTTAATGGGCCGTCTGGTGGCAGACCCGGAGCTGCGCCACACACCGAATGATGTTGCTGTAACCAGCATCCGCATTGCGGTAGACCGCAACTACTCCCGGTCCGGTGCAGAAAAGCAGACGGACTTTATCGACGTGACTGCGTGGAGACAGACGGCGGAATTTATCTGCCGCTACTTCAGCAAAGGTTCCATGATTGCCATTCAGGGCTCCCTGCATGTGGACAATTATACGGACCGTGACGGCAACAAGCGCACCCGGTACGAGGTCGTTGCTGATAACGTCCAGTTCTGCGGCGGCAAGCGGGAATCCGGTACCTATGGCGGTGCCGCTGCCCCTGCACCCAGACAAAGCTCTTATCAGCAGCCTGCACCGGCTGCCAGCACACCTGCAGCACCAGCCCCTGCCGCCGCACCGGCCTCTCCGGCCTATTCCAGCGGCGACACCGGCGACTTTCAGCCGCTTCCTGATGACGACGACCTGCCGTTCTAA
- the rpsF gene encoding 30S ribosomal protein S6, with the protein MENKTKAYETVFILSSKLDEQHTAALVTKFKDLIAANGTVDGVDEWGKRRLAYEIDKETEGYYVLINFTSAPAFTAELDRVYKITDGVLRSLIIRKED; encoded by the coding sequence ATGGAAAACAAAACCAAAGCCTATGAAACCGTATTTATCCTTTCCAGCAAGCTGGACGAGCAGCACACCGCTGCACTGGTAACAAAGTTCAAGGACCTGATTGCCGCGAACGGCACGGTTGATGGAGTTGACGAATGGGGCAAGCGCAGACTTGCTTATGAAATCGACAAGGAAACAGAAGGCTATTATGTGCTGATTAACTTCACCAGCGCACCGGCCTTTACAGCTGAGCTGGACCGTGTTTATAAAATCACGGACGGCGTGCTGCGTTCCCTCATCATCCGCAAGGAAGACTGA